A region of Pseudarthrobacter sp. NIBRBAC000502770 DNA encodes the following proteins:
- a CDS encoding acyl-CoA dehydrogenase family protein, with protein MSAPDVPQLPAADFFAVEAMLDEAERNKLAELRDFLAAEVAPYAGDWWNKAEFPAHILPKLATLELSTPVHRGYSHLFAGLVIAEITRVDTSLATFFLVHHDLFVESLHTFGTEDQKQRLLADASELRTTGAFALTEPLHGSDVAGGLETRARRISSTTGEADDAGDTWVLNGAKRWIGNGTFCDYMLVWARDEADGSVRGFIVDATLPGVSRSRIENKIALRTVQNADIQFRDVRVAEADRFAGISSFEDTKELLRSSRIMVAWQAVGQQLAAFDVARQYAVERQQFGRPLAHFQLIQQQLVTMLGNAVASMSMMAGLARLQEQGAANMPQVALAKSYLSARMRETVALGRSILGGNGIVTDYRMAKIFADAEAIYTYEGSFEVNTLIVGRAITGISAIGG; from the coding sequence ATGAGCGCGCCGGACGTCCCGCAGCTGCCGGCGGCGGACTTCTTCGCCGTCGAAGCGATGCTGGACGAGGCTGAACGGAACAAGCTCGCCGAGCTGCGGGACTTCCTGGCGGCCGAGGTGGCGCCGTACGCGGGGGATTGGTGGAACAAGGCCGAGTTTCCCGCCCATATCCTCCCCAAGCTGGCCACGCTGGAGCTGAGCACACCGGTCCACCGCGGCTACAGCCATCTTTTTGCCGGGCTGGTCATCGCGGAGATCACCCGCGTGGATACCTCCCTGGCCACGTTCTTCCTGGTCCATCACGACCTCTTCGTGGAATCCCTGCACACCTTTGGCACGGAGGACCAGAAGCAGCGGCTGCTGGCCGACGCCTCGGAGCTGCGCACTACGGGTGCCTTCGCGCTGACCGAACCGCTGCATGGCTCGGATGTGGCGGGCGGCCTGGAGACCCGGGCCCGGCGGATCTCCTCCACCACGGGAGAAGCGGACGACGCCGGCGATACGTGGGTGCTCAACGGGGCCAAGCGCTGGATCGGCAACGGGACGTTCTGCGACTACATGCTGGTGTGGGCCCGGGATGAGGCGGACGGTTCGGTGCGCGGCTTCATTGTGGACGCAACGCTGCCGGGTGTCAGCCGGAGCAGGATCGAGAACAAGATCGCCCTGCGCACCGTCCAGAACGCGGACATCCAGTTCCGCGATGTCAGGGTTGCCGAGGCGGACCGCTTTGCCGGTATCAGCAGCTTCGAGGACACCAAGGAACTGCTCCGCAGCTCACGGATCATGGTGGCGTGGCAGGCGGTGGGCCAGCAGCTCGCCGCCTTCGACGTGGCCCGGCAATACGCGGTGGAGCGGCAGCAGTTCGGCCGGCCGCTGGCCCACTTCCAGTTGATCCAGCAGCAGCTGGTGACCATGCTGGGGAACGCCGTGGCCAGCATGTCCATGATGGCCGGGCTCGCCCGGCTGCAGGAGCAGGGGGCAGCCAACATGCCGCAGGTGGCCCTGGCCAAGTCCTACCTCAGCGCCCGCATGCGCGAAACCGTGGCGCTGGGCCGCTCCATCCTGGGCGGCAACGGGATTGTTACCGACTACCGGATGGCCAAGATCTTCGCCGATGCCGAAGCCATCTACACCTACGAGGGCTCGTTCGAGGTCAACACCCTGATCGTGGGAAGGGCCATCACTGGAATCTCCGCCATCGGTGGTTGA
- a CDS encoding DUF1684 domain-containing protein, with translation MTTTPATTHAARAERWQRFRANRNKALAAPHGWLTLTSFQWLEDSPSAVEPAPGLWSTDATGSTAFLTAVPADGLTLVETGEKVDGTVSAVLADEESLMWVQFGGPDGDQVVVELAMRGGRYAIRTRDAASPAFTEFDGVPTFPYNPDWEVTGRFEPYPAPVDVPIGTANPLVDGVHRSVGEVVFRLPGSSHEFRLQAEEEKLGALTVTFHDETNGDTTDEWRKLSLPRPRPDGSVVLDFNRAINYPSAFTPYGTCPMPVKNNSLDIRVEAGEKEPYPGR, from the coding sequence ATGACCACCACCCCAGCCACCACCCACGCCGCCAGGGCCGAGCGCTGGCAGCGCTTCCGCGCCAACCGCAACAAAGCCCTGGCAGCGCCGCACGGCTGGCTTACCCTCACCTCCTTCCAGTGGCTCGAAGACTCACCTTCCGCCGTCGAGCCGGCCCCCGGCCTGTGGTCCACTGACGCCACGGGCTCGACGGCGTTCCTCACCGCGGTTCCGGCGGACGGGCTCACGCTGGTGGAGACAGGGGAAAAGGTGGACGGCACCGTATCCGCCGTCCTGGCGGACGAGGAATCACTGATGTGGGTGCAGTTCGGCGGCCCGGACGGGGACCAGGTAGTGGTGGAACTGGCCATGCGCGGCGGCCGGTATGCGATCCGCACCCGGGACGCTGCATCACCGGCCTTCACGGAATTCGACGGCGTGCCTACCTTTCCGTACAACCCCGACTGGGAGGTCACCGGAAGGTTTGAGCCCTACCCGGCGCCGGTGGATGTGCCGATCGGCACCGCGAACCCGCTGGTTGACGGCGTGCACCGCAGCGTAGGCGAGGTGGTCTTCCGCCTCCCGGGAAGCAGCCATGAGTTCCGGCTCCAGGCGGAGGAAGAAAAGCTCGGCGCCCTGACCGTCACGTTCCACGACGAAACCAACGGCGACACCACGGACGAGTGGCGGAAACTTTCCCTCCCCAGGCCGCGGCCGGACGGGTCCGTAGTGCTGGACTTCAACCGGGCCATCAATTACCCCAGCGCCTTCACCCCTTACGGCACCTGCCCCATGCCCGTGAAGAACAACAGCCTGGACATCCGGGTGGAAGCCGGCGAGAAAGAGCCGTACCCCGGCCGGTAA